A single window of Thalassoroseus pseudoceratinae DNA harbors:
- a CDS encoding DUF1549 and DUF1553 domain-containing protein: MSYEWLATPRFFSLLSACVWISACVPITRADDTAVSFVNDVMPIFTKAGCNTGVCHAKAGGGQNGFQLSLLGFEPAEDYDSLVREARGRRIFPADPAQSLILQKATGRMPHGGGVRLQTNSPGYDRLISWIEQGMPFGKSEEAVLESVSVEPERGVIERGQNVQLKAFAKYSDGSTRDVTDWALFESNSDALADVSETGLVQVHDLPGKVAIMVRYQGQVAVFTAAVPLGAPVPDESFPPVKNFVDEFVFANLKEIGIPPSSVCDDATFLRRVSLDIAGRLPTAEETESFLASEDANKRDQVVDRLLKSPGYADYFANKWTALLKNRRDDASDITSNFAFHAWIRDSLLANAPYDQIVRELLAATGTVIANPPVAWYKRVKDPKQQLEDVSQLFLGVRLQCAQCHHHPFERWSQDDYYSLQAFFSQVGRKPTAIRGEDLIFHKRGKATAKNVKTGEMLPPVALGDDVGTIPPDEDPRLRLANWMSQPENPFFAKALVNRYWKHFFTRGLIEPEDDIRDTNPPTNPELLAALEKHFVESGFDLKELVRVITQSNAYQLSASPNEFNLVDRQNYSRFYPRRLEAEVLLDSINDLTGATTSFANLPPGTRAVALPDNSYNKASKFLDVFGRPENLSVCECERVQSSSLAQSLHLINSSEIKSKLTTSSGRAAELAKSELTDEEIVRQLYQSAFSRQPRTDELETATAYLREPLIDAKGQPLNENAAFRQNLQDLIWALMNTKEFLFNH; this comes from the coding sequence ATGAGTTACGAATGGTTGGCAACTCCTCGATTCTTCTCGCTGCTGTCTGCATGCGTCTGGATTTCGGCGTGCGTACCGATAACTCGCGCAGACGACACTGCGGTGAGTTTCGTCAATGATGTCATGCCCATCTTCACCAAAGCGGGCTGCAACACGGGGGTTTGTCACGCGAAAGCCGGTGGCGGTCAGAATGGGTTTCAGTTATCGCTGCTGGGATTTGAGCCGGCTGAAGATTACGACAGCCTCGTCCGCGAAGCCCGCGGACGGCGAATTTTTCCCGCAGACCCCGCACAGAGTTTGATTCTACAGAAAGCCACCGGCCGCATGCCGCATGGTGGTGGTGTTCGATTGCAAACGAACTCCCCCGGCTACGACCGTTTGATTAGTTGGATCGAACAAGGAATGCCGTTCGGGAAATCCGAGGAAGCCGTATTGGAATCGGTTTCTGTCGAGCCGGAACGTGGTGTTATCGAACGTGGTCAGAATGTGCAGTTAAAGGCATTCGCGAAGTACTCCGATGGCAGTACCCGCGATGTCACTGATTGGGCCCTGTTTGAATCGAATTCCGATGCGTTGGCAGACGTCTCGGAAACCGGTCTTGTGCAGGTACACGACTTGCCCGGCAAAGTGGCGATCATGGTGCGATACCAAGGCCAAGTGGCTGTCTTCACCGCTGCGGTGCCGTTAGGCGCTCCTGTTCCCGATGAGAGTTTTCCACCTGTCAAGAACTTCGTCGACGAATTCGTCTTCGCGAATTTGAAGGAAATCGGGATTCCCCCGTCATCGGTTTGCGACGATGCCACCTTCTTGCGACGCGTTTCATTGGACATCGCAGGGCGTCTCCCAACTGCCGAGGAAACCGAATCGTTCTTGGCAAGCGAGGACGCGAACAAACGTGATCAAGTCGTCGATCGACTCCTCAAAAGCCCCGGGTATGCGGATTACTTTGCGAATAAATGGACGGCGTTGCTGAAGAATCGTCGGGATGACGCCAGCGATATCACATCGAACTTCGCGTTCCACGCCTGGATTCGGGACAGTCTCCTTGCAAATGCCCCATATGATCAGATCGTCCGGGAACTCTTGGCTGCCACGGGCACCGTGATCGCCAATCCACCGGTTGCCTGGTACAAACGAGTCAAAGACCCGAAGCAGCAGCTTGAAGATGTCTCGCAGTTGTTTCTTGGTGTACGGCTTCAATGTGCACAGTGTCATCACCACCCGTTTGAACGGTGGAGCCAAGACGATTACTACAGTTTGCAAGCGTTCTTCAGCCAAGTCGGTCGCAAACCGACGGCCATTCGTGGCGAAGACCTTATCTTTCACAAACGCGGCAAAGCGACCGCGAAGAACGTCAAGACCGGCGAGATGCTTCCCCCCGTGGCTTTGGGGGATGACGTCGGAACAATCCCGCCTGATGAAGACCCGCGACTTCGACTCGCCAACTGGATGAGCCAACCAGAAAATCCCTTCTTCGCCAAGGCATTAGTCAACCGGTATTGGAAGCACTTCTTCACTCGCGGCCTCATTGAGCCTGAAGACGACATCCGTGACACCAACCCGCCAACCAATCCCGAATTGCTCGCCGCTCTTGAAAAGCACTTCGTCGAAAGTGGCTTCGACCTGAAAGAACTCGTACGGGTAATCACCCAATCGAACGCGTACCAACTCAGCGCCTCACCAAACGAATTCAACTTGGTTGATCGTCAAAACTATTCACGATTCTACCCACGACGTTTGGAAGCCGAGGTGCTGTTGGATTCGATCAACGATCTCACCGGTGCCACCACATCCTTTGCGAATTTACCCCCCGGCACACGAGCCGTCGCACTGCCTGATAACAGCTACAATAAAGCCTCGAAATTCTTAGACGTGTTCGGTCGCCCAGAGAATCTGAGTGTCTGCGAGTGCGAGCGAGTGCAGTCGTCGAGCTTGGCTCAAAGTCTGCACTTGATCAATTCTTCCGAGATCAAGTCGAAACTCACAACTTCCAGTGGACGAGCTGCCGAGTTAGCCAAATCCGAATTGACGGACGAAGAAATCGTTCGTCAGTTGTATCAGTCGGCATTCTCACGACAGCCACGCACGGATGAACTTGAAACGGCGACCGCATACCTTCGCG
- a CDS encoding sulfatase-like hydrolase/transferase produces MNCRLFKSFLFSCFFVLFLGQSSLTVAAEENNSRPNFILCMADDQGWGDVAYNGHPVLQTPVLDEMARTGLRFDNFYAACPVCSPTRGSVLTGRHPNRFGCFSWGHTLRPQEITIAEALKEAGYTTGHFGKWHLGSVRKNSPVNPGQSGFDEWASSPNFYENSPLLSHNGDVIETEGESSMVTIDLALNFMKSATKKDQPFLAVIWFGNPHTPHQAQDHLKKLYPKQKPALQNYYGEVTGIDQAMGHLRKQLRSLNIADNTLLWYTSDNGGRKPGSTGGLRGQKGSVWEGGLKVPAIIEWPAVVKSPRQIAMRANTVDIFPTLLDIVDTDLGEIEKQIPVLDGVSLQPTISGNEQSRPGFGFWQYPTRGNGRRSREMLVDYRKELQAGTAFDDPEKLDADAGKIEPIELPERFPGHAAWIEGDLKLHRIPTKGNQFRYELYDLASDPKETTDILGAQVNAGKEMTGKLHRWQTSVMHSFNGEDYRD; encoded by the coding sequence ATGAATTGTAGACTGTTCAAGTCTTTCCTTTTCTCGTGTTTTTTCGTGTTGTTCTTGGGGCAGTCGTCGCTGACGGTCGCGGCTGAAGAGAATAATTCTCGGCCGAACTTCATCCTCTGCATGGCAGATGATCAAGGATGGGGCGACGTGGCCTACAATGGGCATCCCGTGCTGCAAACGCCGGTGCTGGACGAAATGGCCCGAACCGGTTTGCGATTCGATAATTTCTACGCCGCCTGTCCCGTGTGTTCGCCAACGCGAGGAAGCGTGCTCACCGGGCGACATCCCAACCGTTTCGGTTGTTTTAGCTGGGGTCACACACTTCGGCCGCAAGAAATCACCATCGCCGAAGCACTGAAAGAAGCGGGGTACACGACCGGACATTTCGGCAAGTGGCATTTGGGATCGGTCCGAAAGAATAGTCCGGTCAATCCCGGTCAGAGTGGGTTCGACGAATGGGCCTCCAGCCCGAACTTCTACGAGAACAGTCCGCTCTTGAGCCACAACGGCGACGTCATCGAAACCGAGGGCGAGAGCTCGATGGTCACGATTGATCTCGCTTTGAATTTCATGAAGTCTGCGACGAAGAAGGATCAACCGTTCTTGGCCGTCATTTGGTTCGGCAATCCGCACACTCCGCATCAGGCACAGGATCATTTGAAGAAGCTGTACCCCAAACAGAAACCGGCATTACAGAACTATTACGGCGAGGTCACCGGCATCGACCAGGCGATGGGGCACCTTCGCAAGCAACTTCGTTCCCTAAACATCGCCGACAACACGCTACTTTGGTACACCAGCGACAACGGTGGTCGGAAACCGGGATCGACGGGCGGTCTGCGTGGTCAAAAGGGGAGTGTCTGGGAAGGCGGTTTGAAGGTGCCCGCCATCATCGAGTGGCCAGCCGTCGTGAAGTCACCGCGTCAAATTGCGATGCGAGCCAACACCGTGGATATCTTTCCAACGCTGCTCGACATCGTGGACACAGATCTCGGTGAAATCGAAAAGCAAATTCCAGTCCTTGATGGTGTCAGCTTGCAACCGACAATTTCCGGAAACGAGCAATCGCGACCGGGCTTTGGGTTTTGGCAATATCCAACGCGGGGCAACGGACGGCGGAGTCGTGAAATGTTGGTCGACTACCGGAAGGAACTGCAAGCAGGGACCGCATTTGACGACCCGGAAAAACTCGACGCCGATGCTGGGAAGATCGAACCCATCGAACTCCCCGAGCGATTCCCCGGCCATGCTGCTTGGATTGAGGGCGATTTGAAGCTTCATCGAATTCCCACGAAAGGCAATCAGTTTCGTTACGAACTCTACGACCTCGCTAGCGACCCCAAAGAAACAACCGACATCCTTGGGGCTCAGGTCAACGCAGGCAAAGAGATGACAGGAAAATTGCACCGCTGGCAAACGTCAGTCATGCATAGTTTCAACGGTGAGGACTACCGAGACTGA
- a CDS encoding DUF1501 domain-containing protein, producing the protein MPTNPISGRAFLDRRGFLGNAATGLGSIALANLLGRDGLLASDSLQINPDHPYDSRPAHFAPKAKNVIVIFCAGAVSQLETWDYKPELIKQDGKPLADGPAVTFQGPAGNLARPQYRFRPRGETGMMVSDMIPHLAELTDDIAFVHSLTSKSNTHGPAENFLSTGFVLDGFPSLGSWVTYALGSENQNLPAYVAIPDPRGVPQNGSNNWGPGFLPAAFQGTTMSSKEPIRHLKPNGVSPQADKATRAILDRLNRRHLEENASDSKLSARIASYELAARMQLSVPEVTDLSSEPAHILKLYGADDTENETKAAFARNCILARRLIEKGVRFVQLFNGAYASGGRLNWDGHSKLKEQYDVHAAVLDQPAAGLIRDLRQRGLLEDTLVVWCTEFGRMPMFQKGAKGRDHNPDGFTCWLTGAGVRPGVRHGRTDDLGRKAIENPRPLYDFNATILHLLGLDHEKLTFQYNGIERRLTNVEGDVIHEILA; encoded by the coding sequence ATGCCCACCAATCCAATTTCTGGCCGAGCGTTCCTTGATCGCCGTGGTTTCCTGGGAAACGCCGCCACGGGATTGGGTTCGATTGCGCTCGCGAATTTGCTAGGGCGTGATGGTTTGTTGGCCTCGGATTCGTTGCAGATCAATCCCGATCACCCCTACGATTCCCGACCTGCTCATTTTGCTCCGAAGGCGAAGAACGTCATTGTGATTTTCTGTGCGGGAGCCGTCAGCCAACTGGAAACGTGGGACTACAAACCGGAACTGATCAAGCAAGACGGCAAGCCACTCGCCGATGGACCAGCGGTGACGTTTCAAGGTCCGGCGGGAAACTTGGCACGACCGCAGTACCGATTCCGACCGCGTGGCGAAACCGGGATGATGGTTTCGGACATGATCCCGCATCTTGCGGAACTCACCGATGATATTGCTTTTGTGCATTCGCTCACCAGCAAAAGCAACACGCACGGACCGGCGGAAAATTTCCTTTCCACGGGTTTCGTGTTGGATGGCTTCCCGAGTCTCGGATCGTGGGTGACTTACGCCCTGGGCAGTGAAAACCAGAATCTCCCTGCCTATGTGGCGATCCCCGATCCGCGTGGCGTCCCACAAAACGGTTCCAATAATTGGGGCCCCGGTTTTCTCCCGGCGGCATTTCAGGGCACAACGATGTCCTCGAAAGAACCGATCCGCCATCTCAAACCGAACGGCGTATCCCCCCAAGCCGACAAAGCAACACGGGCCATTCTCGATCGACTCAATCGTCGACACCTGGAAGAAAATGCCTCGGACAGCAAACTTTCCGCCCGAATTGCCAGCTATGAATTAGCCGCTCGCATGCAACTTAGCGTGCCGGAGGTGACGGATCTGTCGTCCGAACCGGCTCACATTTTGAAACTTTACGGAGCGGACGATACCGAAAACGAAACCAAAGCTGCCTTTGCCCGCAACTGCATTCTTGCGCGACGTTTGATCGAAAAAGGCGTGCGGTTCGTGCAACTTTTCAATGGGGCTTATGCCAGTGGTGGCCGATTGAACTGGGACGGTCACAGTAAACTCAAGGAGCAGTACGATGTCCACGCGGCCGTGCTCGATCAACCGGCTGCCGGTCTGATTCGCGACCTCCGCCAACGGGGATTGCTAGAAGACACGCTCGTCGTGTGGTGCACTGAATTCGGTCGCATGCCGATGTTCCAGAAAGGAGCGAAAGGCCGCGATCACAATCCCGACGGCTTCACATGCTGGCTCACGGGCGCCGGCGTCCGCCCCGGTGTTCGTCACGGACGCACAGACGATCTCGGTCGCAAGGCCATTGAAAATCCGCGTCCCCTGTACGATTTCAACGCGACCATTCTCCACCTGCTCGGTCTCGATCACGAAAAACTCACCTTCCAGTACAACGGAATCGAGCGTCGGCTCACGAACGTCGAGGGTGATGTGATTCACGAAATCCTGGCGTGA
- a CDS encoding DUF1553 domain-containing protein: protein MSRLFIQFVVLVACLSTATIAMSAEIDFVRDVRPIFEKHCYSCHAGEKQKSGFRLDIKSEAFAGGDLYDRPIVPGKAAASYLIQFTRDQDGELVMPPDGEGLNPTEVATLTKWIDSGANWPDGVDLAEAIDKRDHWSFKPISNPTPPSVKTQSWPRDEIDRFILARLEHAGLAPSPPAHRAAWLRRVTYDLTGLPPTPAELSAFLQDDQPHAFETVVNRLLGSPKYGERWAQHWLDVVRYADTHGFEVNTERPNAWPYRDYVIDAFNRDTPYDQFIREQLVGDRLSQDAATGFLVTASVLLPGQIGKDEESKRLARQDSLDEIVTNIGQTFLGMSIGCARCHDHKFDPISQKEYYAMQAFVAGVEYQDRDAQTPRANRARTQIREYRKRIEAIDRELQSLAPLANVQSAPTTDTPKRPSINSELNIDRFLPVVTQKVRFTINATNRLEPCIDELEIISTAGENVALTSFGTDVQASGSRTQPNRHQLEFVNDGQYGNSRSWMSNENGGGWLEFTLPEPIEIERIQWGRDRTKKYKDRLATDYEILVSTTSGEWQRVASSGDRQTYNPSDKGWQLNLQILDAGQKQHANRIIREKTQHEAAIRQQNNSLKIFAGRFREPDEIHLLRRGDPEQPLEPVSANIPDVFGTLPSGQPDTEHDRRRALADWIVDPANPLTARVMVNRIWQSHFGIGLVDTPNDFGRIGTPPSHPQLLDYLARDFIKSDWSIKTLHRRIVLSATYRQSSLSRSEGLAQDADVRLLWRYPTRRLDGESIRDSILQISGQLNSKAGGPGFNLFDKRGGLTGFTPVEVFPPNGLRRMIYAHRVRRERDRVFGAFDCPDGGQSAPRRRNSTTPIQALNLLNSRFVIDQSNAFAKRVVATYPDDVAEQIRAAYVLALSREPSTDEAQELRGIVEQHGLHTLCRALFNSNEFLFIP from the coding sequence ATGTCACGGCTTTTCATCCAATTCGTTGTTCTCGTCGCTTGCTTATCGACAGCGACAATCGCGATGTCGGCGGAGATCGACTTTGTGCGGGATGTGCGTCCGATCTTCGAGAAGCATTGCTACTCATGCCATGCGGGAGAGAAACAAAAAAGCGGTTTTCGGTTGGATATCAAGTCGGAGGCGTTCGCTGGTGGTGATCTGTACGATAGACCGATTGTGCCAGGGAAAGCGGCGGCGAGTTATCTCATTCAGTTCACCCGCGACCAGGATGGCGAACTCGTCATGCCTCCCGACGGCGAAGGACTGAACCCGACCGAAGTGGCCACGCTCACCAAATGGATCGACAGCGGAGCCAATTGGCCAGACGGAGTTGACCTCGCCGAAGCGATCGACAAACGTGATCACTGGTCGTTCAAACCGATTTCCAATCCGACACCGCCGAGTGTCAAAACGCAAAGCTGGCCGCGGGATGAAATTGACCGTTTCATCCTGGCCCGCTTGGAACACGCCGGACTCGCACCGTCGCCACCGGCCCACCGAGCGGCATGGTTGCGTCGAGTCACTTACGACTTGACTGGTCTTCCCCCGACACCAGCGGAGTTATCGGCATTCCTTCAGGACGACCAACCACACGCCTTTGAAACCGTTGTCAATCGGCTGTTGGGCTCACCGAAGTATGGAGAACGTTGGGCGCAGCATTGGTTGGACGTGGTCCGCTACGCCGACACACACGGGTTCGAAGTCAACACGGAACGACCAAATGCGTGGCCGTATCGGGACTATGTGATTGACGCATTCAACCGTGACACACCTTACGATCAATTCATCAGAGAACAATTGGTAGGCGACCGACTCAGCCAAGACGCCGCCACAGGGTTTCTGGTGACGGCCTCCGTTTTGCTGCCGGGGCAGATTGGGAAGGATGAAGAATCGAAACGTCTTGCCCGCCAGGATTCTCTCGATGAGATCGTGACGAACATCGGGCAAACATTTCTGGGCATGAGCATCGGCTGCGCACGCTGTCACGATCACAAATTCGATCCGATCTCGCAGAAGGAATACTACGCGATGCAGGCGTTCGTCGCCGGTGTCGAGTACCAAGACCGTGACGCTCAGACGCCCCGAGCGAACAGGGCACGAACGCAGATTCGCGAGTACCGAAAACGGATTGAGGCAATCGATCGTGAGCTACAGTCTCTCGCTCCCTTGGCGAACGTGCAGTCCGCCCCAACCACCGACACACCAAAACGGCCAAGCATCAACTCGGAATTGAACATCGACCGATTCCTGCCAGTCGTCACTCAGAAAGTTCGATTCACGATCAACGCAACAAACCGGCTTGAACCATGCATTGACGAACTGGAGATCATTTCAACTGCCGGTGAGAATGTCGCGTTGACGAGTTTCGGAACCGATGTCCAAGCATCCGGCAGCCGCACTCAACCGAATCGGCATCAGTTGGAATTTGTGAACGATGGCCAATATGGAAACTCCAGGAGTTGGATGTCCAACGAGAACGGCGGAGGATGGTTGGAATTCACATTGCCCGAACCAATCGAAATCGAACGGATTCAATGGGGAAGAGACCGCACGAAAAAGTACAAAGATCGACTCGCGACGGACTATGAAATCCTCGTGTCAACTACCTCCGGCGAATGGCAACGGGTCGCCAGTTCGGGGGATCGTCAGACGTATAATCCAAGCGACAAGGGTTGGCAACTCAACCTGCAAATTCTCGATGCCGGTCAGAAGCAACACGCCAACCGAATCATTCGAGAGAAGACACAACACGAAGCAGCCATTCGACAGCAGAACAACTCGCTCAAAATCTTTGCCGGTCGATTCCGCGAGCCGGATGAAATCCACCTGCTGCGTCGTGGCGACCCCGAGCAACCGCTCGAGCCAGTGTCCGCCAACATTCCCGATGTCTTTGGAACGCTGCCGTCAGGTCAACCGGACACTGAGCACGATCGACGTCGTGCGTTAGCGGATTGGATCGTCGATCCCGCGAATCCGTTGACCGCCCGCGTGATGGTCAATCGAATTTGGCAATCACACTTTGGTATCGGGTTGGTCGATACGCCGAACGATTTCGGTCGGATCGGAACACCGCCCTCGCATCCGCAATTGCTCGACTATCTCGCGCGGGACTTCATCAAATCCGACTGGTCGATCAAAACTCTGCACCGTCGGATCGTGCTTTCGGCGACTTATCGGCAGTCGAGTTTGTCCCGATCAGAAGGTTTGGCTCAAGACGCAGACGTGCGTCTGTTATGGCGATACCCGACTCGCCGTCTCGATGGGGAATCCATCCGCGACTCGATTTTGCAAATTAGCGGGCAACTCAATTCCAAGGCGGGTGGTCCGGGCTTCAATCTGTTCGACAAACGTGGCGGACTCACGGGGTTTACGCCTGTTGAAGTGTTTCCCCCGAACGGTCTGCGACGAATGATCTACGCCCATCGTGTTCGACGAGAACGCGACCGCGTCTTCGGAGCCTTCGATTGCCCGGATGGTGGTCAAAGTGCCCCGAGACGACGAAACTCGACCACACCAATTCAAGCGCTCAATCTGCTCAATAGTCGGTTTGTGATCGATCAATCCAACGCGTTTGCGAAGCGAGTCGTTGCGACGTATCCAGACGATGTTGCCGAGCAAATCCGTGCGGCGTATGTATTGGCCCTTAGTCGGGAACCGAGCACCGATGAGGCCCAGGAACTTCGCGGCATCGTCGAGCAACACGGGTTGCACACGCTGTGTCGGGCGTTGTTCAATTCCAACGAGTTCTTGTTTATCCCTTGA
- a CDS encoding PQQ-binding-like beta-propeller repeat protein: protein MKISLCWALLLSLTASAGLAAEPSDRLVLVGASYGKNVLAICDIDGNVLWKHKTAGPKRGHAGHHDVHLLPNGNILFHDSWTKLKEITLGKKIVWEYDSANANGNRDRRVDVHAFDRLANGETVIVESGVGRIIHVDRDGNLVKEIPLGDGGRKHTRLMRVLKNGHYLVCAENPGTVTEYDEAGDIVWEYEIGTRVFGAIRLDNGNTMICSGNGNSVVEVSPEKKVVWEISKTVPQTDITLGWMTCLQELPNGNIAVGNCHAGENNPQIFEITKDKQVVWQFDEWDLVGNGLACWQILDAKQSALVRRQLEQLDP from the coding sequence ATGAAGATATCACTGTGTTGGGCTCTGCTGCTGTCTTTGACGGCAAGTGCTGGTTTGGCGGCGGAACCGAGTGATCGGTTGGTCCTGGTTGGTGCTTCCTATGGGAAAAACGTGCTTGCTATTTGCGATATCGACGGAAACGTTTTGTGGAAGCACAAGACCGCCGGACCGAAACGCGGACATGCGGGACATCACGACGTCCATCTACTGCCGAATGGGAACATTCTGTTTCACGACTCTTGGACGAAGCTCAAAGAGATCACGCTCGGCAAAAAAATCGTGTGGGAATACGACAGTGCCAATGCAAATGGCAATCGCGATCGTCGGGTGGATGTGCACGCGTTTGATCGGTTGGCAAACGGCGAGACGGTGATTGTCGAAAGCGGTGTGGGACGAATCATCCACGTCGATCGCGATGGAAACTTGGTGAAGGAAATCCCACTGGGTGACGGCGGACGGAAACACACACGATTGATGCGAGTCTTGAAAAACGGTCACTATTTGGTGTGTGCAGAGAATCCTGGCACAGTCACGGAATACGACGAAGCCGGTGACATTGTGTGGGAGTACGAAATCGGCACCCGCGTGTTCGGTGCAATTCGCTTGGACAATGGCAACACCATGATTTGTTCGGGCAACGGCAACAGTGTCGTGGAAGTCTCGCCGGAGAAGAAAGTCGTCTGGGAGATATCGAAGACGGTCCCGCAGACCGACATCACGTTGGGGTGGATGACGTGTCTCCAAGAATTGCCGAACGGGAATATCGCTGTCGGGAACTGTCATGCGGGCGAGAACAATCCGCAGATTTTCGAGATCACGAAAGACAAGCAAGTCGTCTGGCAATTCGATGAGTGGGACCTCGTTGGCAATGGTTTGGCATGTTGGCAGATTCTCGATGCCAAGCAGTCCGCCCTGGTTCGTCGCCAATTGGAACAACTCGACCCATAG